From Enhydrobacter sp., the proteins below share one genomic window:
- a CDS encoding IclR family transcriptional regulator — protein MVPATRPKPTFLPSPSAEDVLAGSSGDAAFATTLAKGLVVLEAFDAGTIMLGNMELSARTGIPRPTVARLTHTLAELGYLRYDMNVAKYRLGARPLRLVRPLLAGMPFRQAARPLMQDLAESVRGTVSIGLLDGTSAIYVETARSGDVGPHVPDIGLPITVVRTAMGRAAAALLPAVERSQLEQRIAEDDGDMWSTYRDLYRNGVRQSAERGFCTCLGEYMPAIHAVASPLFLAQDLKQAFAINCGIPAFRLQPGQLEAEIGPRIRALATSIRAFVGAGEPVIEFG, from the coding sequence ATGGTACCCGCCACGCGGCCCAAGCCGACTTTCCTCCCCTCGCCCTCCGCTGAAGACGTGCTCGCGGGAAGCAGCGGCGACGCGGCATTCGCCACGACGCTCGCGAAAGGGCTGGTGGTGCTGGAGGCGTTCGACGCCGGCACGATCATGCTCGGCAACATGGAGCTTTCAGCCCGGACCGGAATCCCCCGGCCGACCGTTGCGCGGCTGACCCACACGCTCGCCGAGCTCGGCTATCTCCGCTACGACATGAACGTCGCCAAATACCGCCTCGGCGCGCGACCGCTGAGGCTGGTGCGGCCCCTGCTCGCCGGCATGCCTTTCCGCCAGGCCGCGCGTCCGCTGATGCAAGACCTCGCGGAGAGTGTCCGCGGCACGGTGTCGATCGGTCTGCTCGACGGGACTTCGGCGATCTACGTCGAAACGGCGCGTTCGGGCGACGTCGGCCCCCACGTCCCCGACATAGGACTGCCGATCACCGTCGTGAGGACGGCGATGGGGCGCGCCGCCGCCGCACTGCTGCCGGCCGTCGAGCGATCGCAGCTCGAGCAGCGCATCGCCGAGGACGATGGCGACATGTGGTCCACCTATCGCGACCTCTATCGCAACGGTGTGCGGCAATCGGCCGAACGCGGTTTCTGCACCTGCCTTGGCGAATACATGCCTGCCATCCACGCCGTCGCCTCGCCCCTCTTCCTGGCGCAAGATCTCAAGCAGGCCTTCGCCATCAATTGCGGCATCCCAGCCTTTCGCCTGCAGCCGGGCCAGCTCGAGGCGGAGATTGGCCCGCGCATTCGCGCCCTTGCCACCAGCATCCGCGCTTTCGTCGGCGCCGGCGAGCCCGTGATCGAGTTCGGCTGA
- a CDS encoding MFS transporter, whose translation MKLSSPTSLLLNLGHAMDHWVLVIFLYTVSVIAGVWGADWKELTPYAFGASFMFGAGSIVSGKLGDQWGRRVMMILFFAGMGASCLLIALCQNAWQIGLALTLMGAFASIYHPVGIPMLVQKADKPGFVIGVNGLVGNLGIAIGASVSVVLATRYGWQMAYVVPGIVCIAAAVLFALFVPREEEAPSKRKPKMLDMPPALMARVFFIMTCAAISGSIVFNFTTNGNGEMLKARIAELAADPWLLSVVLFFVFTIASLAQLVVGALIDRYPLKTIYLPILLAQVPLFVLAAVVDGWALVAVTTLFMVFVFGAIPFTDAMIVRYIDDRMRSRVTGMRLAIGFGVSSLVVAAIGPSVKAAGFPTLLALLAFVAMCTVLAISFLPSERQVAMSGLKPAE comes from the coding sequence ATGAAGCTCAGCAGTCCGACCTCCCTCCTGCTCAATCTCGGCCACGCGATGGACCATTGGGTCCTCGTGATCTTCCTCTACACCGTCAGCGTGATCGCCGGCGTGTGGGGTGCCGATTGGAAGGAGCTGACGCCCTACGCCTTCGGTGCGTCGTTCATGTTCGGCGCCGGCTCGATCGTGTCGGGCAAGCTCGGCGACCAGTGGGGGCGCCGCGTCATGATGATCCTGTTCTTCGCCGGCATGGGCGCCTCGTGCCTGCTGATCGCGCTCTGCCAGAACGCCTGGCAGATCGGCCTTGCCCTCACGCTGATGGGCGCGTTCGCCTCGATCTACCATCCCGTCGGCATCCCGATGCTGGTGCAGAAGGCCGACAAGCCGGGCTTCGTGATCGGAGTCAACGGCCTGGTCGGCAATCTCGGCATCGCCATCGGCGCCAGCGTCTCGGTGGTGCTGGCGACGCGCTACGGCTGGCAGATGGCCTATGTCGTCCCGGGCATCGTTTGCATCGCCGCCGCCGTTCTGTTCGCGCTGTTCGTGCCGCGCGAGGAAGAGGCGCCGTCCAAGCGCAAGCCCAAGATGCTCGACATGCCGCCGGCCTTGATGGCGCGCGTCTTCTTCATCATGACCTGCGCGGCGATTTCCGGGTCGATCGTGTTCAATTTCACCACCAACGGCAACGGCGAGATGCTGAAGGCGCGCATTGCCGAGCTGGCGGCCGATCCCTGGCTGCTGAGCGTGGTGCTGTTCTTCGTGTTCACCATCGCCTCGCTCGCCCAGCTCGTGGTCGGCGCGCTGATCGACCGATATCCGCTCAAGACCATCTACCTGCCGATCCTGCTCGCCCAGGTGCCGCTGTTCGTGCTGGCCGCCGTCGTCGACGGCTGGGCGCTGGTCGCCGTGACGACGCTCTTCATGGTGTTCGTGTTCGGCGCCATCCCGTTCACCGACGCCATGATCGTGCGCTACATCGACGATCGCATGCGCAGCCGCGTCACCGGCATGCGGCTCGCCATCGGCTTCGGCGTGAGCTCCCTGGTCGTCGCCGCCATCGGACCGTCCGTGAAGGCGGCGGGCTTTCCGACGCTGCTCGCCTTGCTCGCCTTCGTGGCGATGTGCACCGTCCTCGCGATCTCCTTCCTGCCCAGCGAGCGTCAGGTCGCCATGTCGGGACTGAAGCCGGCGGAATAG
- a CDS encoding helix-turn-helix transcriptional regulator, which yields MWRKRQTSDRSTNPADYQKVPRAVAAMPKDFAAGHAIAPHRHRRAQLIYATAGTMRISTDDSVWLVPPQRALWMPTGVEHSIFMPGDVTMRTLYLRADAAAGMPRTCRVLPISAFLRELIVRATELPMHYDESGPAGHVVALIVSELERAQSLALHLPMPRDPRLRGLCRALLDAPGDVRPLAAWARTINTSSRTLARRFQNETGMSFGAWRQQVRVLEAMGRLAAGDAVTQVAFDLGYESVSAFSAMFRRASGTSPRHHQPRSHLH from the coding sequence ATGTGGCGAAAGCGCCAAACCTCGGATCGCTCCACCAACCCCGCCGACTATCAGAAGGTGCCGCGGGCGGTGGCGGCCATGCCCAAGGACTTCGCGGCGGGCCATGCGATCGCGCCGCACCGACACCGGCGCGCGCAGCTGATCTATGCGACTGCCGGAACGATGCGCATTTCGACCGATGACAGCGTCTGGCTGGTGCCGCCGCAACGTGCGCTATGGATGCCGACCGGCGTCGAGCACAGCATTTTCATGCCGGGTGATGTCACGATGCGCACGCTCTATCTGCGGGCGGACGCCGCTGCGGGCATGCCCCGGACCTGCCGCGTGCTGCCCATCTCGGCCTTCCTGCGCGAGCTGATCGTGCGCGCCACCGAGCTGCCGATGCACTACGACGAAAGCGGACCGGCCGGGCACGTCGTCGCGCTCATCGTTTCCGAGCTCGAGCGCGCGCAATCGCTGGCGCTGCACCTGCCGATGCCGCGCGACCCTCGCCTGCGCGGGCTCTGCCGGGCGCTGCTCGATGCGCCGGGCGATGTCCGCCCCCTCGCGGCATGGGCGCGCACCATCAACACCAGTTCGCGCACCCTTGCCCGACGGTTTCAGAACGAAACCGGGATGAGCTTCGGTGCCTGGCGCCAGCAGGTACGTGTGCTGGAAGCGATGGGACGCCTTGCAGCCGGCGATGCCGTTACCCAAGTAGCATTCGATCTGGGTTACGAGAGCGTCAGCGCCTTCAGCGCCATGTTCCGGCGGGCGTCAGGCACCTCGCCACGCCATCACCAGCCGCGTTCGCACTTGCACTGA
- a CDS encoding FAD-dependent oxidoreductase, with translation MKPTDIVNPDYFHKVVDCQWACPAHTPVPEYIRLIAHGRYSDAYMINWKSNVFPGILGRTCDRPCEPACRRSRVEDETLVKGKKEPVAICRLKRVAADYKDDDIQARMPKAPKKNGKRVACIGGGPASLTVARDLAVLGYEIVIYDQDPKLGGFIRTQIPHFRLPESVIDEEVGYITGIGNIEFRQQKIDSLKQVLAENHDAVFVGCGAPRGRELDVPGRAEAAANIHIGIDWLSSVSFGHTTKVGRKVIVLGGGNTAMDCCRTARRLGGEDVKVIVRSGFDEMKASPWEKEDAMGEDIPILNMLVPKEVKHDNGRIKGVLFEKVVAKYDDKGRRSLVPSGEPDEFHECDDVLVAIGQENAFPWIEKDAGIEFDRWGLPQLDEKTLQSTNKKVFFGGDAAFGPKNIIWAAAHGHDAAISIHKMLTGENPEERPAPGVNIVSQKMGIHEWSYDNAPTIDHRFKVPHRAKQEALKDIMAEVELGFDPQLAYKEAQRCLNCDVQTVFTGNLCIECDACVDICPMDCITFTENGEEKELRARLSAPAINPTQDLYIGNDLKTGRVMIKDEDVCLHCGLCAERCPTGAWDMRKYYMEMTHAEHACRKQ, from the coding sequence TTGAAGCCGACCGACATCGTCAATCCGGATTACTTCCACAAAGTCGTCGATTGCCAGTGGGCGTGCCCCGCCCACACCCCGGTGCCCGAATACATCCGGTTGATCGCACACGGACGCTACTCCGACGCCTACATGATCAACTGGAAGTCCAACGTCTTCCCGGGGATCCTCGGCCGCACCTGCGATCGCCCGTGCGAGCCGGCCTGCCGACGCTCCCGCGTCGAGGACGAGACGCTGGTCAAGGGCAAGAAGGAGCCCGTTGCCATCTGCCGCCTCAAGCGCGTCGCCGCCGACTACAAGGACGACGACATCCAGGCTCGCATGCCCAAGGCGCCGAAGAAGAACGGCAAGCGGGTGGCCTGCATCGGCGGTGGCCCCGCCTCGCTCACCGTCGCGCGCGACCTTGCGGTGCTCGGCTACGAGATCGTCATCTACGACCAAGATCCCAAGCTCGGCGGCTTCATCCGCACGCAGATCCCGCATTTCCGCCTGCCCGAGTCGGTGATCGACGAGGAAGTCGGCTACATCACCGGCATCGGCAACATCGAGTTCCGCCAGCAGAAGATCGACTCGCTCAAGCAGGTATTGGCCGAAAACCACGACGCCGTGTTCGTCGGCTGCGGCGCGCCGCGTGGGCGCGAGCTCGACGTGCCGGGTCGCGCGGAAGCGGCCGCCAACATCCATATCGGCATCGACTGGCTCTCCTCCGTGTCGTTCGGCCATACCACCAAGGTCGGCAGGAAGGTGATCGTGCTGGGCGGCGGCAACACGGCGATGGATTGCTGCCGCACGGCCCGCCGCCTCGGCGGCGAGGACGTCAAAGTCATCGTGCGGTCGGGCTTCGACGAGATGAAGGCGTCTCCCTGGGAGAAGGAAGACGCGATGGGCGAGGACATCCCGATCCTCAACATGCTCGTGCCGAAGGAAGTGAAGCACGACAACGGCAGGATCAAAGGCGTGCTGTTCGAGAAAGTTGTCGCCAAGTACGACGACAAGGGCCGCCGCTCCCTGGTGCCGTCGGGCGAGCCCGACGAGTTCCACGAGTGCGACGACGTCCTGGTGGCGATCGGCCAGGAGAACGCCTTCCCGTGGATCGAGAAGGACGCCGGCATCGAGTTCGACAGGTGGGGTCTTCCGCAGCTCGACGAGAAGACGCTGCAAAGCACCAACAAGAAGGTGTTCTTCGGCGGCGATGCGGCGTTCGGCCCCAAGAACATCATCTGGGCGGCGGCGCATGGGCACGACGCGGCGATCTCGATTCACAAGATGCTGACCGGCGAGAACCCGGAGGAGCGGCCGGCGCCGGGCGTCAACATCGTCAGCCAGAAGATGGGCATCCACGAGTGGAGCTACGACAACGCGCCCACCATCGACCATCGCTTCAAGGTCCCGCATCGCGCCAAGCAGGAGGCGCTGAAGGACATCATGGCGGAGGTCGAGCTCGGCTTCGATCCACAGCTCGCCTACAAGGAAGCACAGCGCTGCCTGAACTGCGACGTCCAGACGGTGTTCACGGGCAATCTCTGCATCGAATGCGATGCCTGCGTCGACATCTGCCCGATGGACTGCATCACCTTCACTGAGAACGGTGAGGAGAAGGAACTGCGCGCACGGCTCAGCGCGCCGGCGATCAATCCGACGCAGGACCTCTACATCGGCAACGACCTCAAGACCGGCCGCGTCATGATCAAGGACGAGGACGTCTGCCTTCACTGCGGGCTGTGCGCAGAGCGCTGCCCGACGGGCGCGTGGGACATGCGCAAGTACTACATGGAAATGACTCACGCGGAGCACGCATGCCGCAAGCAATAG
- a CDS encoding 2-oxoacid:acceptor oxidoreductase subunit alpha: MPQAIAAVNDFVVKFANVNGSGSASANELFARSILRMGVPVSPRNIFPSNIQGLPTWYEVRVTEKGYLGRRGGVDMMVAMNPQTWGEDVREIEPGGYLFYDSTKPMPSSMFREDINVIGVPLTAVTNATYSDARQRQLFKNIIYVGALSVLLDIDPEEIKRLFGEQFKGKEKLLDSNVKALNLGRDWATQHLDVGAVKLKVRRADNVGKRIFVEGNNAAALGAVYGGATVCAWYPITPSSSLAEAFMAHCKRLRHDKATGKAKYAIVQAEDELASIGMVIGAAWNGARAFTSTSGPGISLMTEFIGLASFAEVPAVIVNVQRGGPSTGMPTRTQQSDLLSCAYASNGDTKHVLLFPEDPKECFDFTAEALDLADRLQTPVFVMTDLDIGMNHRLCHPFEWDDKRDLDRGKVMTAEELQAGKNFGRYLDVDGDGIPYRTYPGTHPTKGSYFTRGTTKDEYARYSEEGAVYVRNMERLQKKFMTAARIAPQPVRYSSPKATRHGVIYFGSTSPAMAEALDHLEEGGNHVNALRVRAFPFAQSVEDFIHEHDKVFIVEQNRDAQLRTMILSEFTLDARKLIPVLHYDGTPITARFIAADIAKKLAQLKVVPFEKAAS; encoded by the coding sequence ATGCCGCAAGCAATAGCCGCCGTTAACGACTTCGTCGTCAAGTTCGCCAACGTCAACGGTTCCGGCTCGGCGAGCGCCAACGAGCTGTTCGCGCGCTCCATCCTGCGCATGGGCGTTCCCGTCAGCCCGCGCAACATCTTCCCCTCCAACATTCAGGGCCTGCCGACCTGGTACGAGGTGCGGGTCACCGAGAAGGGCTATCTCGGCCGGCGCGGCGGCGTCGACATGATGGTCGCGATGAATCCGCAGACCTGGGGCGAGGACGTCAGGGAGATCGAGCCCGGCGGCTACCTGTTCTACGATTCAACCAAGCCGATGCCGTCCTCTATGTTCCGCGAAGACATCAATGTGATCGGCGTGCCGCTGACGGCGGTCACCAACGCCACCTACAGCGATGCACGACAGCGTCAGCTGTTCAAGAACATCATCTATGTCGGCGCACTGTCGGTTCTGCTCGACATCGACCCCGAGGAGATCAAGCGGCTGTTCGGCGAGCAGTTCAAGGGCAAGGAGAAACTGCTCGACTCCAATGTCAAGGCGCTGAACCTCGGCCGCGATTGGGCGACGCAACACCTCGACGTCGGCGCGGTGAAGCTGAAGGTCCGCCGCGCCGACAATGTCGGCAAGCGCATCTTCGTCGAGGGCAACAACGCCGCGGCGCTCGGCGCCGTCTACGGCGGCGCCACGGTGTGCGCCTGGTATCCGATCACACCCTCTTCCTCGCTCGCCGAGGCCTTCATGGCGCACTGCAAGCGCCTGCGCCACGACAAGGCGACGGGCAAGGCCAAGTACGCCATCGTCCAGGCCGAGGACGAGCTCGCATCGATCGGCATGGTGATCGGCGCGGCCTGGAACGGCGCGCGCGCGTTCACGAGCACGTCGGGCCCCGGCATATCGCTGATGACCGAGTTCATCGGGCTGGCGTCCTTCGCCGAGGTGCCGGCCGTCATCGTCAACGTGCAGCGCGGCGGTCCCTCGACGGGCATGCCGACCCGAACGCAACAGTCGGATCTGCTGAGTTGCGCCTACGCCTCCAACGGCGACACCAAGCACGTCCTGCTGTTCCCCGAGGATCCCAAGGAGTGCTTCGACTTCACCGCCGAGGCGCTCGACCTCGCCGACCGGCTGCAAACCCCGGTGTTCGTGATGACCGACCTCGACATCGGCATGAACCACCGGCTTTGCCATCCGTTCGAATGGGACGACAAGCGAGACCTCGATCGCGGCAAGGTGATGACCGCCGAGGAGTTGCAGGCCGGCAAGAACTTCGGCCGCTACCTCGATGTCGACGGCGACGGCATTCCCTATCGCACCTACCCCGGCACCCATCCGACAAAGGGCTCGTATTTCACCCGCGGCACGACCAAGGACGAATACGCGCGCTACTCGGAGGAAGGCGCCGTCTATGTGCGCAACATGGAGCGGCTGCAGAAGAAATTCATGACCGCCGCCAGGATCGCGCCGCAGCCCGTGCGCTATTCGTCGCCCAAGGCGACGCGCCACGGCGTGATCTACTTCGGCTCGACCAGCCCGGCGATGGCGGAGGCACTCGACCACCTCGAGGAAGGCGGCAACCACGTCAACGCCCTGCGGGTGCGTGCCTTTCCCTTCGCCCAGTCGGTCGAGGATTTCATCCACGAGCACGACAAGGTGTTCATCGTCGAGCAGAATCGCGATGCCCAGCTGCGCACCATGATCCTGAGCGAGTTCACGCTCGACGCCCGCAAGCTGATCCCCGTGCTGCACTACGACGGCACGCCTATCACCGCGCGCTTCATCGCCGCCGATATCGCCAAGAAACTCGCCCAGCTCAAGGTCGTTCCGTTCGAGAAGGCCGCGTCATGA
- a CDS encoding 2-oxoacid:ferredoxin oxidoreductase subunit beta codes for MTYIAKPKLHHPSLVKNKAGYTRRDYEGAVSTLCAGCGHDSISAAIIQACYELDILPHQVAKLSGIGCSSKAPTYFVGASHGFNTVHGRMPSVMTGANLANKDLIYMGVSGDGDSASIGLGQFAHVMRRGVNMTYIVMNNGVYGLTKGQFSATADKGSISKKGVANSDESIDMVSLAILMGATFVGRSFSGDKHQLVPLIKAAMAHKGAAFLDVISPCVAFNNHAGSTKSYDYVREHNEALNRIDFIEGREEITASYEPGTVTTVQQHDGSLLRLRKLGEEYDPSDKIAAMQRVQEGLAAGEVVTGLLYLDAAPKDLHSNLNTVDVPLNRLKTADLCPGSATLDRINAGLR; via the coding sequence ATGACCTACATCGCCAAGCCCAAGCTCCACCATCCGTCTCTGGTCAAGAACAAGGCCGGCTACACTCGCCGCGACTACGAAGGCGCCGTGTCGACCCTGTGCGCCGGCTGCGGCCACGATTCGATCAGCGCCGCCATCATCCAGGCCTGCTACGAGCTCGATATCCTGCCGCACCAGGTGGCCAAGCTGTCGGGCATCGGCTGCTCATCGAAGGCACCGACCTACTTCGTCGGCGCCAGCCACGGCTTCAACACCGTGCACGGCCGCATGCCGTCGGTGATGACCGGCGCCAATCTCGCCAACAAGGACCTGATCTACATGGGCGTGTCGGGCGACGGCGACTCGGCGTCGATCGGGCTCGGCCAGTTCGCCCACGTCATGCGCCGCGGCGTGAACATGACCTACATCGTCATGAACAACGGCGTCTACGGCCTCACCAAGGGTCAGTTCTCGGCCACCGCCGACAAGGGCTCGATCAGCAAGAAGGGCGTCGCCAACTCCGACGAGTCGATCGACATGGTGTCTCTCGCCATCCTGATGGGCGCGACCTTCGTCGGCCGGTCGTTCTCGGGCGACAAGCACCAGCTCGTGCCGCTCATCAAGGCGGCGATGGCGCACAAGGGCGCCGCTTTCCTCGACGTCATCAGCCCCTGCGTCGCCTTCAACAACCATGCCGGCTCGACCAAGAGCTACGACTACGTGCGAGAGCACAACGAGGCGCTGAACCGCATCGACTTCATCGAGGGCCGCGAGGAAATCACGGCCTCCTACGAGCCGGGCACGGTGACGACGGTGCAGCAGCACGACGGTTCGCTGCTGCGCCTGCGCAAGCTCGGCGAGGAGTACGATCCGTCCGACAAGATCGCCGCCATGCAGCGCGTGCAGGAGGGTCTGGCGGCCGGCGAGGTCGTGACCGGCCTGCTCTATCTCGATGCCGCGCCCAAGGATCTGCACTCGAACCTGAACACGGTCGACGTCCCGCTCAACCGGTTGAAGACGGCGGATCTCTGCCCCGGCTCGGCGACGCTCGACCGGATCAACGCCGGCCTGCGCTAG
- a CDS encoding cupin domain-containing protein, giving the protein MSATASHHAPEFRHPDEMEWEMGRFRNVTKFLFHPTPERPNTPNVGFLRYEPGAGFPLHKHDFAQVWYIIDGEFRMGERRYGPGTLVYMEDPHFENEMRTETGGTVLFVQYPGPTTGARPIYDGRMNLKVAPPPGELDLER; this is encoded by the coding sequence ATGAGCGCGACCGCCAGCCACCATGCCCCCGAGTTCAGGCATCCCGACGAGATGGAGTGGGAGATGGGGCGCTTCAGGAACGTCACCAAGTTCCTGTTCCATCCGACGCCAGAGCGGCCCAACACACCCAATGTCGGCTTCCTGCGCTACGAGCCCGGCGCCGGTTTCCCCCTGCACAAGCATGACTTCGCGCAGGTCTGGTACATCATCGACGGCGAATTCCGGATGGGCGAGCGGCGCTACGGGCCGGGGACCCTCGTCTACATGGAGGACCCGCACTTCGAGAACGAGATGCGGACCGAAACAGGTGGCACGGTTCTGTTCGTGCAGTATCCGGGGCCGACGACCGGGGCCCGCCCGATCTACGACGGCCGCATGAACCTGAAGGTCGCACCGCCGCCCGGGGAACTCGATCTCGAGCGCTGA